The following is a genomic window from Micromonospora cathayae.
CGGGCACCGGCGAACACGTCGGCGACCACCACGTCGTAGGCGGCGTCCCGGGTGGACGTCAGCACCTCCCGGGCGTCGGCCACCCGGACCCGCAGCCGGGCCGTGGCGGGCCAGGGCAGTGCCCGACGGACCAGATCCACCAGTGCTCCGTCCACCTCGGCCACCCGCTGCGTCGACCCGGGCCGGGTGGCCGCGACGTACCGGGGCAGGGTCAGCGCGCCACCGCCCAGGTGTAGCACCCGCAGCGGCGCGCCGGTCGGGGCCAGCAGGTCGATCGCGGCGGCGAGTCGGCGGACGTACTCGAACTCCAGGTGGGTCGGGTCGGTCAGGTCGACGTGCGACTGCGGTGCGCCGTCGAGCAGCAGCGTCCACGATCCGGGCCGGTCGACGTCCGGCACGAGTTCCGCCCGCCCGGTGTCGACCTGCTCGACCACCCGCTGTTCGTCCCGCCTGCGCCCCACCCCGCCCAGTATCCCCACCACCCCGCCCCCCAATCCCACCCGCCCCCACCCAGCCCCCCACCCAGCCCTCCACCCGCCCCCGCCGCGG
Proteins encoded in this region:
- a CDS encoding spermidine synthase, whose translation is MGRRRDEQRVVEQVDTGRAELVPDVDRPGSWTLLLDGAPQSHVDLTDPTHLEFEYVRRLAAAIDLLAPTGAPLRVLHLGGGALTLPRYVAATRPGSTQRVAEVDGALVDLVRRALPWPATARLRVRVADAREVLTSTRDAAYDVVVADVFAGARTPAHLTSVEYATEVARVLRPDGWYLANLADGPPLRYARAQVATVRAVLPRACLVGDAGVLRGRRYGNLVLVAGRVEPPVAALTRRAAGDWFPGRLVAGDELDRFAGGAAVVRDDGAADSTPPPPGIFSVRR